In the Pirellulales bacterium genome, one interval contains:
- a CDS encoding thymidine phosphorylase, producing MNPVAVIMKKRDGGTLTTDEISQFMGGFVRGEVPEYQMSALAMAIFFRGMDAAETAALVDVMLQSGATLQWPASLGTMVDKHSTGGIGDKTSLVIAPLLACCGLKVPMISGRGLGATGGTLDKLESIPGFRTNLNDKEIHTVVEKVGCVITGATADLVPADRKLYALRDVSGTVPSIPLICASIMSKKMAEGLNALVLDVKWGSGAFMRKQEDAKTLAQAMVATGQRMNVRTTALLTDMNQPHGRMAGNAVEVDESVATLQGKGPADLVELCFALTAELLISTGLEKTAAAAKKRLQGLIDSGAALEKFREMVAAQGGNLDAKRPIAPACEVTASRAGYIAAMNVEQLGFAIIELGGGRQKLGDKLDFSTGLEMLVRLGDKVDRGQPLVRVFAPPAKAETAKKMIAAAISISGQPVTPPPLIVERIIAS from the coding sequence ATGAATCCTGTTGCCGTGATCATGAAAAAGCGTGACGGTGGTACGCTCACTACCGATGAAATTTCGCAATTCATGGGCGGGTTCGTCCGGGGCGAAGTGCCGGAATATCAAATGTCGGCCCTGGCGATGGCGATTTTTTTCCGTGGCATGGATGCGGCCGAAACCGCCGCGCTGGTCGACGTCATGCTGCAATCGGGCGCTACGCTCCAGTGGCCCGCGAGTTTGGGCACCATGGTCGACAAGCATTCCACCGGCGGCATCGGCGATAAAACTTCGCTGGTCATCGCGCCGCTGTTGGCCTGTTGCGGGCTGAAGGTGCCGATGATTTCCGGCCGCGGCCTGGGGGCGACCGGCGGCACGCTCGACAAGTTGGAATCGATTCCCGGCTTCCGCACGAATTTGAACGACAAGGAAATTCACACGGTGGTCGAAAAAGTTGGCTGCGTCATCACCGGCGCCACGGCCGATTTGGTCCCCGCCGACCGCAAGCTGTACGCCCTGCGAGATGTCAGCGGCACGGTGCCCAGCATCCCGCTGATTTGCGCGAGCATCATGAGCAAAAAAATGGCCGAGGGCTTGAACGCCTTGGTGCTCGACGTGAAATGGGGCAGCGGCGCGTTCATGCGGAAGCAGGAAGACGCCAAAACGCTGGCTCAGGCGATGGTCGCCACCGGCCAGCGAATGAACGTACGCACCACGGCCTTGCTGACCGACATGAATCAACCGCACGGCCGCATGGCAGGCAACGCCGTGGAAGTGGACGAAAGCGTGGCCACGCTGCAAGGCAAGGGCCCGGCCGATTTGGTCGAACTGTGCTTCGCACTGACCGCCGAGCTGCTCATTTCGACGGGCCTGGAAAAAACCGCCGCCGCCGCCAAAAAACGGCTGCAAGGTTTGATCGATTCCGGCGCGGCCCTGGAAAAATTCCGCGAAATGGTGGCGGCCCAAGGCGGAAATCTCGATGCCAAGCGTCCGATTGCTCCGGCCTGCGAAGTCACTGCCTCCCGCGCCGGTTACATTGCCGCCATGAACGTGGAGCAATTGGGCTTTGCGATTATCGAACTCGGCGGCGGCCGCCAAAAACTCGGCGACAAACTCGATTTCTCCACCGGCCTGGAAATGCTGGTACGCCTGGGCGACAAAGTCGACCGCGGCCAACCGCTGGTGCGCGTCTTCGCCCCGCCCGCCAAAGCCGAAACGGCCAAAAAAATGATCGCCGCCGCGATCAGCATTTCCGGCCAGCCGG
- a CDS encoding purine-nucleoside phosphorylase translates to MLHQLPKIADASAFIHSRWPQKPRAGIILGTGLGDLATAIENPTIIPYAEIPHFPRSTAIGHKGQLVCGTLAGLPVVAMQGRFHFYEGYPMWHITLPVRVMKSLGIDLLIVSNASGGLNPQYRSGDVMVMEDHINLMWGNPLIGINEDSLGPRFPDMCAPYDRTLINRALEISRRENFVAHCGTYVAVTGPNYETRAEQRFVRKIGGDVVGMSTVPEAIVAVHAGLRVLALSTVTNECRPDEPNPKPTTGEEVVAIGAAAAHKVRTIVLGILAEEAKTR, encoded by the coding sequence ATGCTCCACCAACTCCCCAAAATCGCCGACGCCTCAGCGTTCATCCACTCGCGCTGGCCCCAAAAACCGCGGGCCGGCATCATCCTCGGCACCGGCCTGGGCGATTTGGCCACCGCCATTGAAAATCCCACCATCATTCCCTACGCGGAAATTCCCCACTTCCCACGCTCCACCGCCATCGGCCACAAAGGGCAACTGGTTTGCGGCACGCTGGCCGGTTTGCCCGTCGTGGCCATGCAAGGCCGCTTTCATTTTTACGAAGGCTATCCCATGTGGCACATCACGCTGCCGGTTCGCGTGATGAAATCCCTGGGCATCGACCTGCTCATCGTCTCCAACGCCAGCGGTGGACTCAATCCGCAATATCGCTCCGGCGACGTGATGGTAATGGAAGACCACATCAACCTGATGTGGGGCAATCCGCTGATCGGCATTAACGAAGATTCACTCGGCCCGCGCTTTCCAGACATGTGCGCGCCCTACGACCGCACGCTCATCAACCGGGCGTTGGAAATCTCCCGCCGCGAAAACTTTGTCGCTCATTGCGGCACGTACGTGGCGGTGACCGGCCCGAATTACGAAACCCGGGCCGAGCAGCGGTTCGTCCGTAAAATCGGCGGCGACGTCGTCGGCATGTCGACGGTCCCGGAAGCGATCGTCGCCGTCCACGCCGGACTGCGAGTTCTGGCTCTTTCGACTGTCACCAACGAATGCCGGCCCGACGAGCCGAATCCCAAACCGACTACCGGCGAAGAAGTCGTCGCCATCGGCGCCGCCGCCGCCCACAAAGTCCGCACCATCGTGCTGGGCATTTTAGCCGAAGAAGCAAAAACCAGATGA